A region from the Triticum urartu cultivar G1812 chromosome 1, Tu2.1, whole genome shotgun sequence genome encodes:
- the LOC125551235 gene encoding zinc transporter 7-like, whose product MMIGVAGFRRHIGQLLSRSNGFIAASLSAASCADEAEKAEGAGCRDDAAALRLKWIAMAAILVSGVMGVGLPLAGRKRRTVQTGSAVFVAAKAFAAGVILATGFVHMLHDAEHALSNPCLPAAPWRRFPFPGFVAMLAALATLVLDVLVTRFYETKHRAEVARVKADAAAALAAASTSASDEDITVVTVVESEHKVPLLQAHSHSHAQSHGHELVQPQGREGGVSDHVRSVVVSQILEMGIVSHSVIIGLSLGVSRSPCTIRPLVAALSFHQFFEGFALGGCIAQAQFKNLSAVMMASFFAITTPTGIAAGAGLSSFYNANSPRALVVEGILDSVSAGILIYMALVDLIAADFLGGKMTGSPRQQVMAYVALFLGALSMSSLAVWA is encoded by the exons ATGATGATCGGTGTCGCAGGCTTCCGCCGGCACATCGGCCAGCTCTTGAGTAGAAGCAACG GGTTTATTGCGGCGTCCCTGTCCGCGGCGAGCTGCGCCGACGAGGCGGAGAAGGCCGAGGGGGCGGGGTGCCGGGACGACGCGGCGGCGCTGAGGCTCAAATGGATTGCCATGGCGGCGATACTGGTGTCCGGGGTGATGGGCGTGGGCCTGCCGCTCGCGGGGCGGAAGCGGCGGACGGTGCAGACCGGCAGCGCTGTCTTCGTGGCCGCCAAGGCTTTCGCGGCCGGCGTGATCCTGGCCACGGGGTTCGTTCACATGCTGCACGACGCCGAGCACGCGCTCTCCAATCCCTGCCTCCCGGCCGCGCCCTGGCGGCGGTTCCCGTTCCCGGGGTTCGTCGCCATGCTCGCTGCTCTTGCCACGCTGGTGCTCGACGTCCTGGTCACCAGGTTCTACGAGACCAAGCACCGCGCGGAGGTAGCTCGGGTCAAGGCTGACGCCGCTGCCGCACTCGCCGCCGCGTCCACCTCCGCCAGCGACGAAGACATCACTGTGGTCACCGTCGTCGAGAGTGAGCACAAGGTCCCGCTCTTGCAAGCCCACTCCCATTCCCACGCGCAGTCGCATGGTCACGAGCTGGTGCAACCACAAGGACGCGAGGGGGGGGTGTCAGACCACGTGCGCTCCGTCGTGGTATCACAG ATACTGGAAATGGGGATTGTGTCGCACTCGGTGATCATTGGGCTGTCGCTTGGGGTGTCTCGGAGCCCCTGCACAATCAGGCCACTGGTGGCAGCGCTCTCATTCCACCAGTTCTTCGAGGGGTTTGCCCTCGGTGGGTGCATTGCACAG GCTCAGTTTAAGAACCTTTCGGCAGTCATGATGGCGTCCTTTTTTGCCATTACAACACCAACTGGTATCGCCGCTGGGGCCGGTCTGTCCTCATTTTACAACGCCAATAGCCCCAGGGCTCTAGTGGTCGAAGGCATCCTGGACTCTGTGTCGGCCGGCATACTCATATACATGGCGCTGGTGGATCTAATCGCAGCCGATTTCTTGGGTGGGAAGATGACAGGGTCACCACGGCAGCAAGTGATGGCCTATGTCGCCCTGTTCCTAGGTGCGCTCTCCATGTCATCGCTTGCAGTTTGGGCCTGA